From Bacteroides uniformis:
ACGCTGGTCGGTAGCCGGGAACAATCCGTCATTTTCAGAAATGACATAATATTCCAATTCTCCCATAGCCTGAAATTCCATCCCCGTAACCGTAGTGAATGCCTGACATGCCTTACGCAGGGTATATTCCGGAGAACTTTCCAGCGGTTCACCATCCTTATTGAAATAAGAACAGAGCATTGACAGTGTGGGCAATTCAGAAAAAGGGTCTATAAAAGCGGTCCGGAAACGCGGCACTACATACAAATCACTGCTACCGGCCTCTATAAACGGAAACAAGCTGGAACCATCTACGCGTTCACCACATGTAAGTATGGCATCAAGGTATGCTTCATTATTGATGACAAAGTTCAGTGTCTTCAGTCTCCCGTCTGCCGCAGGATACATGAAGTTCACCATACGAATGTCGTTCTCCTTTATATAGGAAACAATGTCTGCTTTCGTAAATTCGGAAGCCGGTTTTTGAAGGGCAGCCACCAATAGATTGGGGCTCATGGATAATTCCTGGTTCATAATACGCTGATTGTTTTTAGTTTTCTATATGGTTAACAAAACACATGCAATTTTCTGTCACAATAAAAAACTGCTGTTTCGCAAAGATACTAAAAGCTGTATCAGAAAAAAAACAAACAACCTAAATCTTATCAGTGAGCCTCAACCTTTTCCGTCGTATCCCCACTTCACGTAAATAGCTCCCCAGGCAAATCCTGCTCCGAATGCTGTAAAAATCAGTTTATCCCCCTTTTTAAGCTTATCCTCGAAATCCCATACACACAACGGAAGCGTGCCGGCACTTGTATTTCCATACCGTTCTATATTGACCATTACCTTTTCGGGAGATACTCCCAAGCGTTGCGAAACTGCAGTAATTATACGCATGTTTGCCTGATGGGGAATCACCCAGTCAATGTCCTCCTTCGTCAAGTGATTCCTCTCCATGACCGCCTCACAAGCATCCGCCATATTGGCCACAGCATATTTAAAGACTGTACGTCCTTCCTGATAAATATAATGCATCCGATTGTCCAGTGTATAGTAAGATGGAGCACATACGGAACCTCCTGCTTTGATATGTAAAAAGGGCAGACCTTTCCCGTCTGTTCTCAATACGGCATCCATTACTCCCATATCTTCCCGGGTGGGTTCCAGCATGAAAGCGGCAGCACCGTCACCAAAAATCGGACAAGTGGCACGATCGGTATAATCAATCACCGACGACATTTTATCAGCCCCTACTACAATGACCTTCTTGTATTTTCCCGAACGGATAAAATTGGCTCCAGTTTCCAATGCATACAAAAAGCCACTACAAACAGCCTGCATATCAAAAGCAAAAGCATTCTTAAGCTTTACTCTCTCACATAATATGGATGCTGTTGAAGGAAAATGATAATCGGCCGTTGTAGTGGCCACAATCACCAAATCAATATCATCAGGATTAGATTTTGTACGTTGCATTAATTGTTTTACAGCTTTACGGGCCATAAACGAAGTCCCCAATCCTTCTTCGTGCAAGATACGTCTTTCCTTTATACCGATACGCCCCATTATCCACTCATCTGTCGTATCTACCATTTTGGATATTTCTTCATTGGTCAGAATATAGTCAGGAACATACCCTCCCACTCCCGTAATTACTGCATTTATTTTCTCCATTAATTCTATCTAGTTTAGTATTGGAATCGGCTCAAAGATAATATTCTTAAAACGCCGAGCGCAAATATACTGAAAAGAGGGTAAAATCCAATAAAGGAAGAACAAAAAGACACTCCCGACAAACTATCACATGGATATACAAAAAAGATCAACTGTCCTTTTTCTATCATTCTTTTGTCAATTTTGTATCAATGAGTTTGAGCAATACAGACTAAATTTGCATAATAAAATGTATCGGGTATTTAAAGAGCAAGTAACTAATCAAAAATACATACAAATAAAATTAACATAACATTTTTATATCTTATGAAACAAAACCGCTTAATTAGCATTGGGGCTTTCATTTTAGTGCTTGCACTTTCAGGCCTTATGACAGGTTGTATGGAGAAAGACGTATACGACCCGAATCGTGAAAAAGAACCTCTTCCTGACCCGGATAAATATTTCGGCTTTGAGATGCGCAGTGATGTCCGGCTTTCTGTCAACTATGACATTTACGGGTTTACTCCTTTGATAGAAATTTACGGTGAAAATCCGATGGAAACAGTGGAAGGTACGCCGATAAAGAAAGAGGGTATAGAAGCCTTGTTCAAAACCTATACCGACAACAGCGGTAAGTATGAGGGAAAAATGCAGCTTCCTACCTATCTTAATAAAGTTTATTTATATACTGCGACATGGGGATTGCCGGGATGCATAGAACTTGAAATTAAAGACAATGCTGTCATTTTTGACATGTCGGCAAAATCAAATCCTAAAACAAAGTCTGTCACTCGCGCTTCGTCTGATGTACCTTATTTAGTAAACAAATCCCAAAATCTATACTCACTGTGCTATTGGGGAGAAGGAGGTCAGCTGAACAGCCAATATATGACAAAGGAAAAAAATATTGGTAATGAAAGTATTTTGGATTTGACAGACCGGATGAAAACATTCTTCAATAAAGGAGGACAAGACAATTCAAAATTACTTGGTAATGGAAAAACTATCAATATTTCGATAAAGGAGGACAACACCGCATTGAATCTCATTTTTCTCAATCGAAGTGCAAGTTATAACAATACTTTCGGATATTATTTTTATAAAACCGGAACGTCCGTCGATGTAGACCAAGTGAGGAAATACATTATATTCCCCAATGTGTCTTTTGACTGGTATGGCGGCCAAATATTGATTTTAGAATCCGGGAATAAAGTTCGTCTGCTTTACTTCGATGAAGACGGCCAAGCCCATGATACATTCCCAGCAGGATATACAGTAGGCTGGTTTCTTTATGCCGACGGTTTTAAGAACGGTTATGGAAATAATTTAGAAGATTATCTTAAATTGCCTGATTTATATAATCCATACAATTCAAATCTTCGCACTTCCAATCCCCAAAACAACATGTCGGCCTTTGTCTCTGTTAAAGACCAAAAAAGCGGCAAGACGATTCTTGGAGCAGAAGATGGTGTAAATCAAAGCTACTGTGACCTTTTATTTTATGTAGATGCTACTCCGGGAAGTTCTATTGACGATCCTGAAAGGCCGTCTATTCCCGATGAAGGTGATAAAGAAGAACCCAAACCCGATGAAGATGAAAATGTTACCGGCACACTGGCATTCGAAGATATTTGGCCTTCCGGTGGCGATTATGACATGAATGACGTAATTGTAGAATACGAACGCAAAGTCTATTTCGACAAAAAGAATATAGTAACGAAGATCGTTGACGAATTCACTCCGGTACATGATGGCGCTACATATGTTAACGCATTTGCCTATCAGATAGATGCAGCACAAATTGGCGATAAAATCACTTTGCCGGAAGGTGCAATATTGGAAAAAGAGACTTCGTCCATTATCGTAATGTCCAATGCCAAACAGAATATAGGCAATAAATATGTAGTCACCAGAGAATTCAACGGTTCTTTCCTAAAGAATCAGCTATTGTCCTATAATCCATACATCATCGTAAAATATTCACAAGGAGAACAGAATCGCACAGAGGTTCAT
This genomic window contains:
- a CDS encoding beta-ketoacyl-ACP synthase III, with amino-acid sequence MEKINAVITGVGGYVPDYILTNEEISKMVDTTDEWIMGRIGIKERRILHEEGLGTSFMARKAVKQLMQRTKSNPDDIDLVIVATTTADYHFPSTASILCERVKLKNAFAFDMQAVCSGFLYALETGANFIRSGKYKKVIVVGADKMSSVIDYTDRATCPIFGDGAAAFMLEPTREDMGVMDAVLRTDGKGLPFLHIKAGGSVCAPSYYTLDNRMHYIYQEGRTVFKYAVANMADACEAVMERNHLTKEDIDWVIPHQANMRIITAVSQRLGVSPEKVMVNIERYGNTSAGTLPLCVWDFEDKLKKGDKLIFTAFGAGFAWGAIYVKWGYDGKG
- a CDS encoding LruC domain-containing protein — encoded protein: MKQNRLISIGAFILVLALSGLMTGCMEKDVYDPNREKEPLPDPDKYFGFEMRSDVRLSVNYDIYGFTPLIEIYGENPMETVEGTPIKKEGIEALFKTYTDNSGKYEGKMQLPTYLNKVYLYTATWGLPGCIELEIKDNAVIFDMSAKSNPKTKSVTRASSDVPYLVNKSQNLYSLCYWGEGGQLNSQYMTKEKNIGNESILDLTDRMKTFFNKGGQDNSKLLGNGKTINISIKEDNTALNLIFLNRSASYNNTFGYYFYKTGTSVDVDQVRKYIIFPNVSFDWYGGQILILESGNKVRLLYFDEDGQAHDTFPAGYTVGWFLYADGFKNGYGNNLEDYLKLPDLYNPYNSNLRTSNPQNNMSAFVSVKDQKSGKTILGAEDGVNQSYCDLLFYVDATPGSSIDDPERPSIPDEGDKEEPKPDEDENVTGTLAFEDIWPSGGDYDMNDVIVEYERKVYFDKKNIVTKIVDEFTPVHDGATYVNAFAYQIDAAQIGDKITLPEGAILEKETSSIIVMSNAKQNIGNKYVVTREFNGSFLKNQLLSYNPYIIVKYSQGEQNRTEVHLPKHKATAYANQSLIGSNDDAYYIDRKGAYPFAIDIPMLGFTPVTERNRIDSQYPGFATWAKSMGNDCKDWYKK